Genomic window (Nymphaea colorata isolate Beijing-Zhang1983 chromosome 1, ASM883128v2, whole genome shotgun sequence):
TATTAGCTGGTTTTAACAAGCCTGAGCAGAATATGCTGTTTCTATTTAAGAGTACCTGAGAGTAGCCCCCGAAGATTTCCTCTGTCCATGTACTCATAGACTAGGATCAATTTCTCATCTTCGTCACAGAAACCAACAAAAGATGCCAAGTTCCTGTGGTGAACTTTCATTAAGAGCTCGACCTGCGGTGGCAAGTAACAGTTAGTTGTCGGCAGTTATCAATACATTTTTCCCTATTGATTCGCAATGAAgcttgtttcttttgctttgaagAGGGAAACATACAGACCTCAGCAGTATATTCCTTGATTCCTTGTGGAAGAGATCTTGTCATTATCTTGACTGCAACTTCCTTGCCATCTCTTAGACATCCATAATAAACACTACCAGATCCTCCTTTGCCTATAGCTTTCTGAAAATCATTGGTGATGTGCGAAATTTCTGCATATGAGAAAGTGCggcctcttccttctcttttatGTTGTGAGATCGGCACATCATCTGGCTCCCAAAAGTTGCTTTTATTACGTAATACAGGAAAAAATTACTTTGAGCATTTTCCAAAATGGTGCAATTCATGCAGGACTGCGTTCGCTCTATTCACCATCAAAGGAAACGATTGcaataattcaaaattcagCAAATTTTAGACGGAGGGAGATCCTCACCTCGCggctttctgtttttcttcatcGTAAGGAACGCTGAGGACAGTGATATTAACGCCACCAAAATTGCCACCACTACGCCCGCAAttataatgtttttctttttcccaccCTTTCCACCTTGGTCGCAAGGTTCTTGCTTGCACATATGAGGGTTGCTATCGATGCTTCAATCAGATTGACGAAAGCAGAAAAGGAAGTTATTTGATGTCATTCAAATAAGAGAAATGGCATTCCAAGCATTCATTTTCAGCACATATCCAACCTTAATCTGAGGCGCCCAATATCCGCTCGTTGTTGCAATGTGCTGGGAACTGATCCGGACAAACTATTGCTTGACAAATCGCTGAATGAACAGATAGTTCATGTagattaaatattttttattatgctAGAGCGCATCTGTTTCATATAGCAGTAATAATTTAAGAACTATCTTGCTCCTCTCGGGCAATAGCCTACTTACAGAATGGTCAAATTGGCCAGCTCTTGCAAGAAGGATGGAATTGGTCCATCGAGGTTGTTTGTTGACAGGTTCCTAAAGGAGGAGTGGCAGGGGtcatgatgatgataatgatggtGACGTTGAATCACAAACTACTAAGAGCAAAAACGGCCATCAGGTTCATTGGTGAACTTACAATTTCTGCAGTGCTGTCAATTGAGAAAAGAAGTTGCTAACTGGACCCTGTAGCCTACTTCTCGAAAGGTCCCTGCAAATGAAACCTTATGTCATGAACATTGGTAGTAGTGAAGAAGAACCAGGCTCCAGCAAATTAACATTCTGTAGACAGAGACGAACTCTCACAAAGACACTATTCTTGCTGCTGAAGAGTTCTCGTAGCTACAATTCAGCCCATCCCAAGGAGAAATCCGAGGCAAACAGGGATCGGCTTGCCAATTTCTCTTTACACCATAGTAAGTCTTGATGGCATTGATGGCGTCAACTGGAAACAGGAAACCgaaagtaagaaacaaaacgGAAAACAAAATGATTTTGTCAAACTTTCCGCGGCTGCCAATACTCTGATCACTGTATCCAAACTGGCACTTTTGATATCCTGACTTCGACGGGTAATGTGCAAAATATGCCATTAGATTAGATAGGAACTATACATTTAATAACTTGAACCAATGGCCCTCGCCTTGTAATAGAAGCCAAGTACTAATTTTCTCATGGAAGCTTCGAGAAAGAACCTACCATCCTGGCTTTGAGTTGCCGATCCACTGGGCCGAACCACCTTGAATACCTCGAACGCGTTCAGAATGGGGGCACAGTTCGAGTCGCTACTTGCCTCGACCGTAAACGAGTAGTTTGCTGCATATATAGGTTTGGTCGAAAACACAGAGAAGCTGTTGAGGTAGTCGAGGTAGATCTTGTGATACCAGGTATCACCGTTGTTCTTTATCGTCAGATTCCTGTGGCCGTTTATCCGCTGCAGCTCGGCGAAGTGAAATACCGGAAGGTAGAGAGCATCGGACCCTCCGGGCCATGTGACGACTATGGGGCCGGAGGAGTTGGCTGCTGTCTGCATCACCGCCGACGGCAAAACGAAGAACGTCCCGTTCTCTTCTCTTAGCATGGCCTTGGTTCCAATTGGGTTCCCGTATAAGCCATTGTCTGGTCTCCAAATGCGGTCTAATGCATCGTCTGGATACCTGTGGAAGGGCACTCGTGATCGGATGTCCTAAACCAGGAGGCTAGCTTATAGTACAACTTTTGGTCATGTCAATCGAAAGTCCTTATATGCGTAACCCTTTGCAGATTACCTTACTTCTGCTGATGCTCCAACGTCCACCCTCATGAAGGTTGTGAATGAGCCCAAGTCTGTGTAGTTATTATAAAGGAGGTTATGCCCTGCGATAGGTCGAAGCTCCAAAGCGGAGATGAAAGGGACGGCGGCGGTGGTTTTCACAAGGCATACGCTCATGGTCGTCGTGTTCGCCCGGCTCCCAAACTCCGTCCAGTACATATGAGTCGCATTGTCCAACTTGATGGTCTCCCAGAAGTCAACCCCAAGGTAGAGGTCGAAGCTAAGCGCAGCGTTACTTGCCATTCCATCGTAATTGCCGTGCATGAAGTACGCCCGGACCAAATAGCTGGTTGCTTGGTCCACTGGCAGCGTGTAGCAATTCCTCTTGTAATCAGGAAAATATCTGAGCGTCTGGTAGATTTTCGGAATATTTTTTAGTGCAGCGTCAATTTGCTTGTTCACTCCGCTGTCTATGAATTCATCGTCTGAGACGTAATAGAGACCGATGTCACTGGTATAGGTTGAACCGTCCGGGACACCGCAATCGATGCTGAGAAAACCTGTTACTTACgaatgaagataaaaaaagttaaagtttGGGAAACTATACCCTTTTTGACTCCCTGTTTGTTATTGACTTCATATATATACAAGTCGTATTGAGGATGTGAATGGGGCTGTGCACCCAAGCGAGTTAACTCTACATCGACTCGAACTCCCTCAATAAACTTGACTCAAACTAGATTCGTTTATTAAActagttgagtttgagttaagATTCGTTTATTAAActagttgagtttgagttaagaaatgaactcgacaactTAAACCAGTAGAGTCGAGTTTGAACGGACTCAAGCTCGAGCCTATTTCAAGTTCCTTTCAAAACACTTGAGTGGAGTTCAAGCGGACTCAACTCGGCTTGAACTCACCCATGAACAGCTCTAGACGTGAATAAGTGGAGAAGATCCTATCGTCGATCTGATTTCCATTCATTTAATCAAAATTGATCAAGAAACTCCATTCTAATTATTAGATAAAATCGGCTTCACATGCAAAATACATTCTTATAACCAGATTTGAACTCAAGGCCGAAATTCAATTAAACTATATATACATGCCAAACAATTAAGAAATaggaaaattattaaaaaccaTACCATATAGATCTTTTAACTAAAAGAATGACTACCATGTGGCGCTCTTATGAAGTCGAAGGAGGACCAATATTCGTCATTCGTTCattcatggaaaaaaatcaCCTATAAAAACTTGAGGCAGGCCAGTCATTCCAGAGATGCCGTTAGGAGTACCCTAGCTCGATCTCAGTTTGTCCATTATAACGAAAAAAAGAATTAGAACACTAGCGCTCGCCAGTGGCTTCGGAAGATCACTTGGCCTTTCGGTGAAGCAGCAAATTCTTTATAAGcaaggggagagggagagagtttgaTGAAGTTCTAATCGACACAGTGGGAGGGATGGGAGGGGCGTTCTTACCTTTCTGGGCAGCAACTAGGAGCAGAGTAAAAGAGTGGCAGAGCAGAAGGAAGATACCAGAAGGGTTGATCATCGTAGACATCGGCAGCACCGTAGAGCACTCTTTGAATTTCTCAAACATCGGCCTAAAAGCACATGTGGCGCACGCAACTCACTCTCACAACTTTGAGGAGACAGATTTGTGTATGTTACTGTAAACAAGTTTCTCCTTTTATTGTTCCAGTCGCCTGTTTATCCACAAGCTCGAAAAAGTCCAGGTCTACCATCATCGTCCAAGACGGGTTGAATGTATTGCACCACAATTCACGTTCGCTAGCTTTGACCGACTGTTCCACATCCCATTCAGTCTCCATCTATGGGAACTTCTATGGCAGTACGTACTTTTCAAGGAAGGAGGAGTTTAAAGGAGGGTGGAAGCAGCAGAATTGCTGAGGGCTAATTAACACCATGACTTCTGTCTGATCTATGAAATAGGAAATTGTCATGCAGCTTCAAAGATCGTTGCCATCCTTTCTAGAAAATCTGCCATATTTGTCCCGTATgtgaattcattttttaatattacgGTCAAGGTTGTCAATTAACAGCCTTTCTCAGttacctgattttttttttttcctttcatgaattcaaagaTTTGTCAAGCAATAATTGTCTGATCAATTCCAAGTGGTTTGGAAGAAATGAAGGTAAATGGGGAACTCAAATTGAGGTTGGATACTGCTTGCTTTATTTGTAGCTTCTATCTCTTAATTGAAGTGCACTAAAAACCTTTGTCTCATTGGCCACGCTTTTTTCCAAGGATCGACAACAATCCCCACCTATACCAAGGAAAGTGTATATCATTGAGAAAATCCAGTGCCCAATCTGATTTGATGAATCGGGATTTAGTATAATGCCGCACTAATTGAATATACAACTGAACTGAACATCAAATGTATCCGAGCCATTGTCACCTCTATTTTTTGAATAATCACTAAAAGAAACTTAATAAAGAAGGGAGTTCATGTTCCAACAAATTTCAGGGACGAAAACATGGGGATtatttttccaagttttttgTATTAAACTTTAGCCTTAAGACCCTGCATATATATACAGGTAATTAGTCACAGTATAACTTTTAGTTGGTAATTGGAAACTTAACAGTGCTCATTTTGCCTGGCACTTGGTAAAGTTGCTCAGATTGTGAATGGTCAACGTTGATTCGGTCATGCCTTATCTCACAAATAATGACCGAAATGGGACGCGTTTGACATAAAAACGATCTAatcaataagaaaaaacattgtGTTCTCTGAATATAAGTTTTGTAAATGTTGTTGAACATGcaagaagagaaacaaaggaGAACACTCAAGCAATTGCGTGGTTCGGCATGACACCTACGGCCACGGTAGAATGAGCCCCTGACAGCCATGTGAACCACACGACCAAATTACAAAAGGCATTGCCTTGGTAGACCACACGGCAGGGGAGAGGAGGTAAGGATAGAATGAAATAGGTAACTTTAAGATCATAATAAATTCTTCTCCCCTCTCTAGCGGCATCTCCAAGGTGATAAAAAAGGAATCAAATCCTCCACCAAAAATCAAGCAGATTCCTTCCTAATAGTCGCCCCCTCGAGTTGGTGTGCACATATCAATATGCTCCAACTTGCTTGTGATAAATCTATGCCTTTCAATGGTCAACTACTtagtaaaaatatttgtaaGTTGCAGTCCACTTGGAACTTGAGGTGTAGTGATGACctcattttgaatttcttttctaaTAAAATGACAATCATTTAATTCGTTCATGATATACAGGGTTGACCCCAATATATGTAGTTTTCATGTTGCCAAATTTTAACTCAACTGGATATGTGATGTGTATGCACATATCATTTATATAAGCCTTCAACCAAACAATTTTGCAAGTACATGTAGCCATTGGTCTAGATTTAGCCTCAGCACATAATCTAGCTACTACCTAAGTGTGGCCCATGCCGCTGACGGCGATGGTGCTGGGACCACTATGGGAGGTGGCGGAAGAGGgggggaggagaaggagaggtggaggaggtggagggggggggggggggagaaggagaggcggaggagggGATGGCTATCAAGGATTAGGGCTGGATcgagccgggccgggccgcACCATCGAGCCCGGGCCCGACCGGGCCGGGTACTGGGTACCCGGTGGCGTCCCGGCAGGGCAGCCAGGCCTAATCAACATAGACAAGGAGgatggtggttttagaatttttttgaaaagtaaacATAGTATAGTGAGCCCATACTTTTCATGAATTCAATCTTAATAAGGGCATCAATCAACTTAGAAAACCAAACATGAGGAGACTGTTTGAAACCACACAATGATTTTTTTGACTTTGCACACATATGTTTGTTTTCAATACTTTGAGGTACCTCCATATAGATTTATTCTTATAAATATCCATAGAGAAATGCATTTTAGACATCAAGCTGCATGGTGTGCCAATTTTTGTAGCTGTAACAATTAATAAGGTGCAAACATAGTTCATCTTACTGACAGGAGCAAAAGTCGCACTATAGTCAactccttccttcccttttgAGTCACTACAGCAATCTTTAGATGTAGGAATAGGTCCACTAAACCAGTTTTAGAACCATTCCTATGACCTCTCAATCAATTCCAAGAAACTTTTACACCACCAAAATTCATACTCTAAACCCTCATCCTCCACACCTTCAACCCTAACCCTCCACACCTCTCTTTGACTTTTTTCACCATTgcatgcctctctctctctctctctctgatccaGCACATATGCAACTTCGTGGATCGGTTTGCACTTTATCTAATCCCCTGATTGAACCACCTCTAGAAGATCCTACAGGAAATTTCATACATTATGATGAACAGGAACTGTGCATGGAGATGAATTGATCAGAGGGATGTAGAGTCAGAATCAATTCTTAAGTCTTTCTGTCATTAGAAAACCCATGACAATTTCTTCTTATGTTGTTTCACCATTTTTCCCATTGATTATCCTTCGAACAGAGGCacattctctctcctcctctctccaTTCccaaaaggaggaggaagatgaagaagatgactcTCTTTCATTCTCTTAGAGGTGCCCTGTGGAAAAGCATCTTTGTCAGCTTCAAATAAATTAAGTTgatattctctttttttaaaatattttttatatatgtgtttgCTTTCTACCCTGTCTTTCACATAACTTTGAGGATTAATATTGAAAAGAAGCCATGGATTCCATTCTTTGCACCAATTTTAGGGTATTGTTGGTTAAATTTGTGGTTAGGGGTTTCAATGACCTAGATCCTTAAACTGCTCACATTAACCATTTGAGAATAACCTTTACCCTAAACCATTGGAGAGTAGGCCAGGTCAGCAGTTACATCTTTACCTTTGTTCCTTTCTCGGTCTCTCTTTGTGTTTGTCTATATCCATTCATGTTTTCACTTCTCCCAACTGCAAGGATTtgcctccctttctctttcaatAGGTTTTTCCCTTCACATCTGTTCCTTTGTCGATTGATTTCACTTATCATGACTCTTTCTCACGATCAATCATTTCCGCTTGCACATTCACGAGGTCCATATCTCTCACATTTTCTTGATTGCATTTgttcaaattactttttatGTCATCTGTAAGTAAGTACACTGGCGTTCATCTTCTCCTCCATGCTTTGGTTTTGGAGTTATGTTTCTTTTGAGTTAATGCCTTGCCAAATTTTTCTgtagtatgttttttttttactttgtgcATGACTTTTTTTCCCCAATGTTGTATTTATAACACTAGCTATTGTTAGAGTCTTTTTTGCCGTTTTAAGTTTTCTATATTGACCCCATgcatcttcctttcttttgttaataCAGCATATTGGGAGTTCTACATCTTGTTTGATTACATAAATGAGTCTGGAAGGACAAGTAtgtttaacaaagaaaagaagtaactttttaacattttcatcaAACTTTACCACCAAAGGTGGTGAACATAAGAGAAAAATAGGAAAGCTATCAAATTAAAAACTGTTGTCCTTGTAAAGCATGGTGATTAGGGCTCGCTCACGAACCTTCTTACCAATCTCAATTTACTGTGAAACAAACTCGATTTAGAGCTCGAACAGCTTAACTAAGCTCATCGCTTATGCAACAGAAGTATGCCATTTAAGAGTGCCACTTTGTATGATACTGGTTCGTAGTTAatgtttcttctccttttttctaAGACGTAGTTAACATtcattttgtaaatattttgattctttgcAATTATTTTAGATAGAACCACATATGAACTCTGAAGTTTACCATGTAAGTGCCATGCCATGTTATGAAAAAGAgatgaattttatattctttgtTGAATGCCAAGGAGAAACAGGCCAGGAGGCTGTAGGTCCAAATGTTGCTGAAGTAGAATCATGAACATGATGAAGGCAACAATCTAGAGAGGGAATTCAAGAGCTAGTGGAATAATCTGCACTTTCTTTTATGATGAAGTAGTGGAATCACCACAACCTTTGAGAGAGTAATAGGTAAAGGGGGATCCTGCACTCTCTTTTGTGGATGACTTCGGGATGGCCAAGAAGTTGCAGTTAAATTAATGACTGGAAGATTTTCGCAAGGAATCAAGGAGTTCACTGGCGAAGTTAATttgtgagagagaaaggcatttgtttgtttgtatgTGACAAAGAGGAGTGCATGGTGGTCACTATTTGGATCTTATTTCAGGTCGAGTTGTTGATGAAAGTTCACCACAGGTCTTTAGTGTCCTTTATTGAGTTAATGTGATGAAGATCAGAAGGTGATCTTGGTCTATGAGTACACGAAGAAAGGAGAACTACAGATGCTACTCTCAGGTATCCATGTTCCTCTTAAAGCAGTCACATTTTGCACCTGGAACACACATACaaaggcacacacacacacacacacacacacagagagagagagagatgccccTGACAGCCATGTGACGAAGTTAAATTAAGAAGAACGAGTTGCGTGCGGCGCTCAGAATGGTGACGTCCATCCAACCATCTTTTAAAACTCATTTGACTTGTTCCAAGCTGTTGTCGATGGCTTTCAGTTATAAGATGTTAGCCGCCAATGGCTGTCGGTTATAAGATGTTACTTCTGTTCATACAGGAAAGTTATCAGATAAACAGCATCTGATGCTGCCGATGTTCATGATGATCAACCCTTTTTGTGTCTTCCTTCTGCTCTGCCAGTCCTCTACTTTGCTCCTAGCTGCTGCCCAGAAAGGTAAGGAGACCCTTCCCATCCCTCCGCACTGTACTGTCGGTTAGATCTTCTCCTTTCTACTCTTGAtcaggctctctctctctctctctctctccctcgctcgCTTATAAAGAATTTGCTGCTTAACTGGAAGGCCAACTGATTGAAGATCTGCCGAAACCATTGAGAATATAGCGCGCGTACGCTATTGTCATAATTCTACTTCCTTTTTCTTGTCCCGTATAATTAGGATTCTGTTGTGTGACTGCGTCCACTATGAGATAATGGACAAACTCGCGTTTTGCTAGGGTTCTGTTATCGTGATTCTTGTGTTCCCAAGGGTGAACGGCATCTCTCGAAGGTGCCTCAACTTTTATATGggtgatttttctcatgaatcAAGGGAACGATGAAATTTCCTCCTTAGAAATCCATCTTGTCTATCTCAATTATCTTTAAAAATGTGGCAGCTCATGAAGTTTTTGGAGGATGATTAGTTATCTCATGAATCAAAAACTGGCAACCAGCTTCTCTGTCTCAATTTACTCAAATAATGCGTCTCAGCTTTTTGATAGGAAAATTTATCTGACATGCATCAGGCGTGAATCTTAAATCAATTTGACCGGCGTACCCGTTGGTGCTCCTCTCGCTTCATATGAAGGTACGCCACATAATAGGCATTCTTTGGTCCAGGCATGTTTCCAGGCCAGCCATGGGTAAAAATCTTCGAATTGAGTCGGAGGTAAATCGATTCAGTTAATCCAAGGGCATCATCTATCCTAAatcatttatattatttttcctATTCTTAATTTGTGGTCTGGTATACGGAGTTCAGTTTTTTAAATTGGTATAATAGTTTTTGTTTACCCATTGATAACCAATTCGGCTGAATGGTTCGAATCGGTAGATTGACTGAATTGGCGACCTGACCAATTTTCGACTCAAGGCTGCACACGGTCAAGCTTGAGCTGGGTCAACTCGAGTTTCACTCGACTTGGAAAATTCGAGTTCGAGATACAACATCGAACTCGatccatttaactcgtttatgttaaGCATATCTCATTTCTTTTAGCTAGTTTAATTCCATTAGCTCGTTTAGTCGTTGCTACTTGTTTAACTATTCTGTCATTATAATTTAACATTTATTGTGCAGTTGAGCCAAGTCAAGTCTAAACAGAGTAGAGTTCTTTGAACTCGACCcgtttaacatttcgagcatacaATTGGCCTTTAATACCAATAACATATTGAAAAAGCTAATGATGTCGGTTATTCTCCAACATGCCAAAGAAACAATGATAGGGAAAtcaggggtgggcatcgggccgggtcgggttAGACCCcgttatgataaaaaaaattaattataaagTATTTTTTGATATCAAATGcatttttcaataataaaaaatatatattattaaattaaaaataaaagctattttttaaatattaacaGGCCGGATCGAGCCTAGCCCGGGCCAGCCCACCAATCCCGGTTTTTTCGGCCTGGACCCAGGCCCCTGTTTGGCCCGGCGCCCACTCTTAACGGAAATATGAAGCCACACGACAAACTTATATCTTGACGACGTGAAGAAGTAATACTTTGTCAACCTTGCAAATGAAATTCCAGATCAGACAATTATAGATTCA
Coding sequences:
- the LOC116245633 gene encoding probable leucine-rich repeat receptor-like protein kinase At2g28990; this translates as MRVDVGASAEVRYPDDALDRIWRPDNGLYGNPIGTKAMLREENGTFFVLPSAVMQTAANSSGPIVVTWPGGSDALYLPVFHFAELQRINGHRNLTIKNNGDTWYHKIYLDYLNSFSVFSTKPIYAANYSFTVEASSDSNCAPILNAFEVFKVVRPSGSATQSQDVDAINAIKTYYGVKRNWQADPCLPRISPWDGLNCSYENSSAARIVSLDLSRSRLQGPVSNFFSQLTALQKLNLSTNNLDGPIPSFLQELANLTILDLSSNSLSGSVPSTLQQRADIGRLRLSIDSNPHMCKQEPCDQGGKGGKKKNIIIAGVVVAILVALISLSSAFLTMKKNRKPRDDVPISQHKREGRGRTFSYAEISHITNDFQKAIGKGGSGSVYYGCLRDGKEVAVKIMTRSLPQGIKEYTAEVELLMKVHHRNLASFVGFCDEDEKLILVYEYMDRGNLRGLLSDETCTPDWKQRLQIALNVATGLDYLHSGCRPPVVHRDVKTTNILLDSNLEAKLADFGLSKTGIKDDITHMTTAVAGTPGYIDPEYYNTNKLTEKSDVYSFGVVLFELVTGRQAIFALGSSRVHILQWVTPKIVRGEIASIIDPRLQESYDTNSIWKVADTALSCTADKAIARPTMTAVVNELMEAMNIETHRLKRSSSIGSMPRSVSLSGGADLDLDSVVYPSAR
- the LOC126409576 gene encoding probable LRR receptor-like serine/threonine-protein kinase At1g05700, giving the protein MFEKFKECSTVLPMSTMINPSGIFLLLCHSFTLLLVAAQKGFLSIDCGVPDGSTYTSDIGLYYVSDDEFIDSGVNKQIDAALKNIPKIYQTLRYFPDYKRNCYTLPVDQATSYLVRAYFMHGNYDGMASNAALSFDLYLGVDFWETIKLDNATHMYWTEFGSRANTTTMSVSSTYRRA